One window of the Romeriopsis navalis LEGE 11480 genome contains the following:
- the murJ gene encoding murein biosynthesis integral membrane protein MurJ — translation MQTNKMQQFYSRWKQLTSGSVSRQIFGAIVIVGLSTVLVKFAAFIKDAVVAWRFGTGNELDAFLIALLVPAFIITVISESLNAALIPTYIQVREQQGKVAAQQLFSSAMIWGIGLLVLTSIGMVATAPIYLGWIAQGFEPAKLQMTLQLLWVITPSVLLSGIITLWSAVLNAGERFVLAALCPVLTPIMSIFMMIAFPQWGIFAFAAGVVLGELLEVVFLGTALRRQELSLYPSWHGLDQNLRQVIGQYLPMVAGALLFSSANFIDQTMAAMMLPGSVAALNYGNRLTAVLVGLSTTAISAAVIPYFSKMIAHENWRGVRHTLRQYLGLIFAITIPLTGILLIGSELIIRLLFQRGAFIASDTDLVAQIQICFALQIPFYVANILVVRLISSMRLNQILLWTSGFSPLLNIIFNYLFVSYFGIKGIALSTSCIYLLTFLATFSFMQHKLEKIAD, via the coding sequence GTGCAAACGAACAAAATGCAGCAATTCTATAGCCGCTGGAAACAGCTCACGAGTGGTTCGGTCAGTCGCCAAATTTTTGGGGCGATCGTCATCGTTGGTTTATCCACGGTTTTAGTCAAGTTTGCAGCCTTTATCAAAGACGCTGTTGTCGCTTGGCGGTTTGGTACCGGGAATGAGTTAGATGCTTTCCTAATTGCCTTATTAGTCCCAGCCTTCATCATTACAGTGATTTCAGAATCATTGAATGCTGCGCTCATTCCAACTTACATCCAAGTCCGCGAACAACAAGGAAAAGTCGCTGCCCAACAGCTATTTTCCAGCGCTATGATTTGGGGAATTGGGCTACTCGTACTCACTTCAATTGGCATGGTCGCCACCGCCCCAATCTATCTCGGCTGGATTGCCCAAGGCTTTGAACCGGCAAAACTGCAAATGACATTGCAGTTATTGTGGGTGATTACACCATCGGTATTACTGAGTGGCATCATCACCCTATGGAGTGCCGTTTTGAATGCTGGCGAACGGTTTGTATTAGCGGCACTGTGCCCGGTGCTCACCCCGATCATGAGCATTTTTATGATGATCGCATTTCCACAATGGGGAATTTTTGCATTTGCGGCGGGTGTTGTCCTTGGCGAACTGCTAGAGGTTGTGTTTTTAGGTACGGCTTTGCGGCGCCAGGAATTATCGCTTTACCCAAGCTGGCATGGCCTCGATCAAAATCTGCGCCAAGTCATCGGCCAATATCTGCCGATGGTTGCCGGGGCCTTATTGTTCAGTAGCGCGAACTTTATCGATCAAACTATGGCCGCAATGATGTTGCCAGGAAGTGTCGCCGCCCTCAATTATGGCAATCGCTTAACTGCTGTACTCGTTGGGCTATCGACAACTGCAATTAGCGCCGCCGTAATTCCTTATTTCTCGAAGATGATTGCCCATGAAAATTGGCGTGGTGTCCGCCACACATTACGCCAATATCTCGGACTGATTTTCGCCATCACCATTCCGCTGACTGGGATCTTGCTGATCGGCTCCGAACTAATCATTCGACTGCTATTTCAACGTGGTGCATTTATCGCCAGTGACACCGATCTAGTCGCACAAATTCAAATCTGCTTTGCCTTACAAATCCCCTTTTATGTGGCAAATATTCTAGTCGTTCGGCTAATTTCTTCGATGCGACTGAATCAGATTCTGCTGTGGACATCTGGATTTTCGCCCTTACTGAATATCATCTTCAACTACCTGTTCGTCAGCTACTTTGGCATCAAGGGCATCGCCCTATCAACTAGCTGCATCTACTTGCTAACATTTTTAGCAACGTTTTCATTCATGCAACACAAGCTGGAAAAAATCGCTGATTAA
- a CDS encoding glycosyltransferase, producing the protein MKRVAFFLPNLHGGGAERVAVNLLKGLSEHELALDLVLAKSEGPYLQEVPPTVRIIDLAQTGVMRAVSPLAKYLRQSQPDVLIAHLEHANVAAVLAAKLSGTNTRVVLVEHENPSASTPKVLRGRLVPLFMKFLYPQATAIVSVSQGIAQDLQAQINFAEGQVSTIYNPVVDETLLAKAQADITHPWFQTGEPPVFLSVGRLTEQKRFITLIQAFARLRKHKSARLMILGEGEDRPALEAEIQRLGLTEAVALPGFVDNPYAYMHRASAFVLSSRWEALPTVLIEAMACGCPVVATDCPFGPQEILAAGKYGALVPVGNVAALANSMAQVLTSPQDRAQLQARSLDFSVQTSTQNYLSLFNNI; encoded by the coding sequence ATGAAAAGAGTTGCCTTTTTCCTCCCCAATCTCCATGGTGGTGGCGCCGAGCGCGTCGCGGTGAACTTACTCAAAGGTCTATCCGAACATGAGTTAGCCTTAGATTTAGTCCTCGCCAAATCCGAGGGACCGTATCTCCAAGAAGTTCCCCCCACTGTCCGCATCATCGACTTGGCCCAAACCGGCGTCATGCGCGCCGTATCACCCTTAGCTAAATATTTGCGTCAATCACAGCCCGATGTGCTGATTGCCCATTTGGAACATGCCAATGTCGCCGCTGTTTTAGCCGCGAAACTCTCTGGAACGAACACCCGCGTTGTCCTAGTAGAACATGAAAATCCGTCGGCCAGTACCCCCAAAGTACTACGCGGTCGCCTTGTCCCGTTATTTATGAAATTTCTGTACCCCCAAGCCACGGCGATCGTCAGCGTGTCCCAGGGGATTGCCCAAGATTTACAAGCCCAAATCAATTTTGCCGAAGGACAAGTTAGCACAATTTACAATCCCGTCGTCGATGAAACGCTGCTCGCCAAGGCTCAGGCTGACATCACCCACCCTTGGTTTCAAACAGGTGAACCACCTGTCTTCCTATCGGTGGGTCGCTTAACCGAACAAAAGCGATTTATCACACTGATTCAAGCCTTTGCACGGTTAAGAAAACACAAGTCGGCCCGGCTGATGATTTTGGGCGAAGGGGAAGACCGCCCAGCTCTAGAAGCCGAAATTCAGCGCCTCGGACTGACCGAAGCTGTCGCATTACCGGGTTTTGTGGATAACCCCTATGCCTATATGCACCGGGCCAGTGCCTTTGTCTTATCCTCGCGGTGGGAAGCCTTGCCCACGGTGCTGATTGAAGCCATGGCCTGTGGTTGCCCGGTCGTCGCGACCGACTGTCCGTTTGGCCCCCAAGAAATCTTAGCCGCTGGGAAATACGGTGCTTTAGTGCCCGTCGGCAATGTGGCCGCGTTAGCCAACTCGATGGCACAGGTATTGACGTCACCGCAAGATCGAGCACAACTGCAAGCGCGATCGCTCGACTTCTCAGTCCAGACCTCGACCCAAAACTATTTATCGTTGTTCAACAACATCTAA
- a CDS encoding O-antigen ligase family protein, protein MQQGHSKNSQILLVYQCILAMCAVLAFFTNADFFFFKTELLPPPTKFIPLFFGASLPIWYVFVRDRLRFFLPLVVWLCCFFVLSNLSSGLSRFSDVAVEESTRRMMTIFFVLTMAVIFSGPAVVQLWARRAVFIAMVISGVNVIIELFNPLTFAVIDFVDRPVGTLRYADRPAGLYIDPNKTAFALVLGLIFCIHLLPKKFRIPFILIVGMIIFVTFSRGAIFCWLVLLTFYSFTGVIEGKSILYWGLGTIACLTVLIASGVIDIYQLNAAGILTDDMLGRLEWFKNPLAKEGSADSRMEVAGAAIQMFLERPFLGHGIGSTLDLSTKISTHNTYLYFMADHGLFGAALVPSLIYSSGGGMQGKYRRLGIIFVVIVSLWGCFAHTLTDDRYILISFALMAAMKATDQAQSARGRPSPELAAPPMAMTAQNRSLRS, encoded by the coding sequence ATGCAACAAGGACATTCAAAAAACAGCCAAATCTTGCTGGTGTATCAGTGCATTTTAGCGATGTGTGCAGTATTGGCATTTTTCACCAATGCCGATTTCTTTTTCTTCAAGACTGAATTACTGCCACCACCCACGAAATTTATCCCACTCTTTTTCGGCGCTTCGCTGCCGATCTGGTATGTCTTTGTGCGCGATCGTCTCCGGTTCTTTCTACCGCTAGTGGTTTGGCTCTGTTGCTTTTTTGTGCTATCCAATTTGTCATCGGGGCTCTCCCGCTTCTCAGATGTCGCCGTCGAAGAATCGACGCGACGGATGATGACCATCTTTTTTGTCTTGACCATGGCGGTCATTTTCTCTGGCCCAGCGGTCGTGCAGTTATGGGCCAGGCGAGCGGTATTTATCGCAATGGTGATTAGCGGTGTGAATGTGATCATTGAACTATTCAATCCACTCACATTTGCCGTGATCGATTTTGTCGATCGCCCCGTTGGCACATTACGTTATGCCGATCGCCCCGCCGGACTCTATATCGATCCGAATAAAACGGCCTTTGCGCTTGTCCTCGGTTTGATTTTTTGCATTCATCTGTTACCCAAAAAGTTCCGCATTCCATTTATCTTGATCGTCGGCATGATCATTTTCGTCACGTTTTCACGGGGCGCAATTTTCTGTTGGCTCGTGCTATTGACCTTTTATAGCTTTACCGGCGTGATTGAGGGCAAAAGCATCCTGTACTGGGGACTCGGCACAATCGCCTGCCTCACCGTACTGATTGCCAGCGGCGTGATTGATATCTACCAACTCAATGCCGCCGGAATTCTCACCGATGATATGTTAGGCCGTTTGGAATGGTTTAAAAATCCACTGGCCAAAGAGGGATCGGCGGATTCGCGGATGGAAGTTGCGGGGGCAGCCATTCAGATGTTTCTCGAACGACCTTTTCTGGGGCATGGCATTGGCTCCACCCTAGATTTAAGCACCAAGATTTCCACGCACAACACCTACTTATATTTCATGGCAGATCATGGCTTATTCGGTGCGGCACTGGTGCCTAGCCTCATCTATTCCAGCGGTGGGGGGATGCAGGGGAAATATCGACGATTGGGGATAATTTTCGTGGTGATCGTCAGCCTCTGGGGTTGTTTTGCCCATACCCTAACCGACGATCGCTATATCCTGATCAGCTTTGCCTTAATGGCCGCCATGAAAGCCACCGACCAGGCACAATCAGCGCGCGGTCGACCCAGTCCTGAGCTGGCCGCACCGCCAATGGCAATGACAGCGCAAAATCGATCGTTGCGATCGTAA
- a CDS encoding polysaccharide biosynthesis protein, with translation MHPFTMLNSLRLPLAKKQNRVFLILDILAFLITPALALWIRLDGQVSWSVYGLPLLIGTGIFLLLKLIVLRLFGFYRHDWSYASIHELSALAQIAGVIIALQSFVFLLSGNMMTIMPPGLPRSLPFLDGLFCAILVGISRFSLRKIQTTQKQQTTETGIPTLIIGAGMAGTSFVQEAQRNPSLNIHPIAYIDDDQSKFKLQIHGISVVGNRHRIPEVICALQVERIIIAIPTASGTVVRELAEICQSTGISTYTLPSIEEILSNRAHLSDVRELRIEDLLRREPIQTDTQPVKQLMAAKRILITGAGGSIGSELCRQLLQSQPTAIALLGKGENSVFVIHQELLQVMNEMRDRGEATPDLQVFIADIRSRERMSAIFEQFQPNMIFHAAAHKHVPLMETNPPEAITNNILGTQNLVNTATKYGVQHFVMISTDKAVNPTNVMGASKRVAEMIVLSTAKRTGLSYVVVRFGNVLGSRGSVIPTFKRQIEQGGPITVTHPEICRYFMTIPEAVQLVLQAAVLGRGGEVLMLDMGQPIKIVTLAEDLIRLSGYQVGREIKINFSGLRPGEKLYEELFIQGESYERTDHDKILMVRNASHNLPETLLEQVIVLAKAAFQQDIYQIRHLLQQLVPEYTPSQSLARQAHDRAA, from the coding sequence ATGCATCCTTTTACCATGTTGAATTCCCTCCGCCTCCCCCTGGCGAAAAAACAAAATCGCGTTTTCTTGATTCTCGATATCTTAGCGTTTCTAATCACTCCGGCTTTAGCACTATGGATTCGGCTCGATGGTCAAGTATCTTGGTCGGTTTACGGCCTCCCACTCTTGATCGGAACCGGCATATTTCTACTCCTGAAATTAATCGTCCTCCGACTGTTCGGCTTTTATCGCCACGACTGGAGTTATGCCAGCATCCATGAATTAAGTGCCTTAGCCCAAATTGCGGGCGTAATCATTGCACTCCAAAGTTTCGTCTTTTTGCTATCTGGCAATATGATGACCATCATGCCGCCGGGATTACCGCGTTCTCTCCCATTTCTCGATGGCTTATTTTGTGCCATCTTAGTCGGCATCAGTCGCTTTAGTCTCCGTAAAATCCAAACCACGCAGAAACAACAGACGACCGAAACCGGTATCCCCACCTTGATTATCGGGGCCGGGATGGCCGGCACCAGCTTTGTCCAAGAGGCCCAGCGCAATCCCAGTTTAAATATCCATCCGATCGCCTATATTGATGACGATCAGAGCAAATTCAAACTGCAAATTCACGGGATCTCCGTCGTTGGCAATCGCCACCGAATTCCGGAAGTGATTTGTGCCCTGCAAGTTGAACGTATCATTATTGCAATTCCGACTGCTTCTGGCACCGTTGTGCGCGAGCTTGCGGAGATCTGTCAAAGCACCGGAATTTCCACCTATACCCTCCCCAGCATTGAAGAAATTCTCAGTAACCGGGCCCATCTGAGTGACGTCCGTGAGCTGCGAATTGAAGATCTCCTACGCCGTGAACCGATTCAAACAGATACACAGCCAGTTAAACAGCTAATGGCCGCCAAACGAATTTTGATTACTGGGGCCGGTGGCTCGATCGGCAGTGAACTCTGCCGCCAACTGCTCCAAAGTCAACCAACGGCGATTGCCTTATTAGGGAAAGGTGAGAACTCCGTATTTGTGATTCACCAGGAATTGCTCCAAGTCATGAACGAGATGCGCGATCGGGGTGAAGCAACCCCCGACCTGCAAGTCTTTATTGCCGACATTCGATCGCGTGAGCGGATGTCGGCCATTTTTGAGCAGTTTCAGCCCAATATGATTTTCCATGCCGCCGCCCACAAGCATGTACCGCTGATGGAAACTAATCCCCCAGAGGCGATTACCAATAATATTTTGGGTACCCAAAATCTGGTCAATACAGCAACCAAATATGGCGTCCAGCACTTTGTGATGATTTCTACCGATAAAGCAGTTAATCCGACCAATGTGATGGGAGCCAGTAAGCGCGTCGCTGAAATGATTGTCCTGAGTACCGCAAAACGTACCGGTTTATCTTACGTTGTTGTCCGATTTGGCAATGTGTTGGGCAGCCGTGGCAGCGTGATTCCAACGTTCAAACGGCAAATTGAGCAAGGTGGACCAATTACGGTGACACATCCCGAAATTTGCCGCTACTTTATGACAATTCCAGAAGCCGTGCAGCTAGTATTACAAGCCGCAGTTTTAGGCCGCGGTGGTGAGGTGCTAATGCTTGATATGGGACAGCCGATTAAGATTGTCACTTTGGCCGAGGATTTAATCCGCTTATCGGGTTATCAAGTTGGCCGTGAGATCAAAATCAACTTCTCGGGCTTGCGCCCCGGCGAGAAGCTCTACGAGGAATTATTCATCCAGGGTGAATCCTACGAACGCACCGACCACGACAAGATTTTGATGGTGCGCAATGCCAGTCATAATTTACCTGAAACCTTACTGGAGCAAGTGATTGTCCTGGCAAAAGCGGCATTTCAGCAAGACATTTATCAGATTCGCCATCTGCTCCAGCAATTGGTTCCGGAATATACCCCAAGCCAGTCCTTAGCAAGACAAGCACACGATCGTGCGGCTTAG
- a CDS encoding glycosyltransferase family 4 protein: protein MRATLIIHALTSGGAERVLSIMANQWAAKGWSLTFLTFDDGTVPPFYELDQRVRHIPLDMERDSPNLFAAISNNFKRVQTLRSAIIDSRPDVVISFLDTTNVTTLLATRNLPFPIIVDEQNHPAMCRANRSWELLRQWMYPKADRVVAITERALNYFSPAVQARGCVIPNPAMAVNLAEKPAEKLLTGPSLIAVGRLNPQKGFDLLLDAFAPLRDRHPDWNLTVLGEGELRAELEAQRDQLGLNDRVHFIGAVKNPNDFLQQADIFVMSSRFEGFPNALCEAMASGLPVISADCLSGPREIIRDRVDGLLVPPENVTALTAAMEQLMTDETARQKLAARAPEVTERFGIETVMQMWESLITTVLDERQQTIALSHSG from the coding sequence ATGCGAGCAACACTAATTATTCATGCGCTCACTTCTGGCGGTGCTGAACGAGTCTTATCGATTATGGCCAACCAGTGGGCCGCCAAAGGCTGGTCACTGACCTTCTTGACCTTTGATGATGGCACCGTTCCACCCTTTTATGAACTTGATCAGCGAGTGCGACATATCCCACTCGATATGGAACGCGATTCACCGAACTTATTCGCAGCAATTAGTAATAATTTTAAACGCGTTCAAACCCTGCGATCGGCGATCATTGATAGCCGCCCCGACGTTGTGATCAGCTTCTTAGATACAACGAATGTGACGACCTTACTCGCAACCCGCAACTTGCCTTTCCCAATCATTGTGGATGAACAAAATCATCCGGCAATGTGCCGCGCAAATCGTAGTTGGGAATTGCTGCGCCAGTGGATGTATCCCAAAGCCGATCGTGTCGTCGCCATCACGGAACGGGCCTTGAATTACTTCTCTCCAGCAGTCCAAGCCCGTGGCTGTGTGATTCCCAATCCGGCCATGGCGGTCAACTTAGCCGAAAAACCAGCGGAAAAACTCCTCACGGGGCCATCCTTAATCGCCGTGGGGCGGCTGAATCCCCAAAAGGGATTCGATCTGCTGCTCGATGCCTTTGCGCCGTTGCGTGATCGTCATCCCGACTGGAACTTAACAGTACTTGGTGAAGGCGAATTACGCGCAGAGCTCGAAGCACAACGTGACCAGTTGGGGCTGAACGATCGCGTCCATTTCATCGGGGCGGTCAAAAATCCCAACGACTTTCTCCAGCAAGCCGACATTTTCGTGATGTCTTCGCGGTTTGAAGGATTCCCCAATGCTTTATGTGAAGCAATGGCATCGGGCTTACCCGTCATCTCGGCGGACTGCCTCAGTGGCCCCCGTGAGATTATTCGTGATCGAGTCGATGGCCTCTTGGTACCACCGGAAAATGTCACCGCCTTAACGGCGGCAATGGAACAGCTAATGACCGACGAAACAGCACGTCAAAAGCTGGCGGCCCGCGCCCCGGAGGTAACTGAACGCTTTGGCATCGAAACCGTGATGCAAATGTGGGAAAGCCTCATTACCACCGTCTTAGATGAACGCCAGCAAACTATTGCGCTATCCCATTCCGGCTAG
- a CDS encoding glycosyltransferase, whose protein sequence is MKIAFLITGLSTGGAEIMLYKLLSKLDRQRFSPVVISLMGHDQWSAPIQALDVPIYTLDMAPGAVPTPGIIWKLLQTIRKLKPDVIQGWMFHGNLAAQFVSLISPRKLPVLLNIQNTVYSFDLEKKLTSKVIKLSAALSKLASKHIYVSAVARTQHEAIGYPIEQGCVIPNAADTNLFIPSQEARSSVRAELNLPDDTFLIGLICRYHPMKDHANFVQAAAILAKSYPDAHFVLIGDGVDQANAELTAVIQSVGMQQKMHLLGERRDIPRLTAALDIASSSSAYGEASPMILGEAMSAGVPCVVTDVGDSAAMVGNAGRVVPPSNAAALAQGWQELIELGPDGRAQLGKVARDRVLEHFSLDAIVTQYEGVYESVLATS, encoded by the coding sequence ATGAAAATTGCATTTCTGATCACTGGACTTTCCACTGGCGGCGCGGAAATTATGCTGTATAAGCTGCTTTCTAAGCTCGATCGTCAGCGTTTTAGCCCCGTTGTGATCTCATTAATGGGCCATGATCAGTGGAGCGCCCCGATTCAGGCGTTAGACGTGCCGATCTACACGCTGGACATGGCACCCGGAGCGGTGCCCACACCGGGGATTATCTGGAAACTACTCCAGACAATCCGGAAATTAAAGCCAGATGTGATTCAAGGCTGGATGTTTCACGGCAATTTGGCCGCCCAATTCGTCAGTCTCATCTCCCCCCGCAAACTGCCGGTGTTATTGAATATTCAGAACACCGTTTACTCCTTTGATCTCGAGAAGAAACTCACCAGCAAGGTAATTAAACTATCGGCCGCTTTATCCAAATTGGCCAGCAAACACATCTATGTCTCGGCAGTGGCTCGAACGCAGCATGAAGCGATCGGTTATCCCATTGAACAGGGTTGCGTCATTCCCAATGCAGCGGACACCAATTTATTTATCCCTTCGCAGGAAGCCCGATCGAGCGTGCGGGCTGAATTGAATTTGCCAGATGATACCTTCTTGATCGGTTTGATCTGTCGCTATCATCCGATGAAGGACCATGCCAACTTTGTACAGGCCGCGGCAATCCTCGCAAAATCGTATCCCGACGCCCATTTTGTCTTAATCGGCGACGGGGTTGATCAAGCCAATGCCGAATTAACCGCTGTAATTCAATCCGTCGGCATGCAGCAAAAAATGCATTTATTGGGCGAACGCCGTGACATTCCACGTTTGACCGCGGCCTTAGACATTGCCTCATCATCATCCGCCTACGGCGAAGCCTCACCGATGATTCTCGGCGAAGCCATGTCCGCTGGGGTGCCTTGCGTCGTGACGGATGTAGGGGACTCCGCAGCCATGGTCGGCAATGCGGGCCGGGTTGTCCCGCCCAGTAATGCTGCAGCGTTGGCTCAAGGTTGGCAAGAGTTAATTGAGCTTGGCCCCGATGGCCGGGCTCAATTAGGCAAAGTCGCTCGCGATCGCGTTCTGGAGCATTTCTCCTTGGATGCGATCGTCACGCAATACGAAGGAGTATATGAAAGCGTGCTGGCAACAAGCTAG
- a CDS encoding GumC family protein has translation MSSPSALKAQPNQIIPAIKRRWLPATLVLAGTCILGVSAIARRQPTYLAEAQLEFQRQSSTPILTELGEELGELKSSNDQNSPLSTEAEVLRSVNLTQTTIDQLNLRDDANQPLKRRDLLKKLKVSEVRGTDTLKVAYQDSDAKLTARVVNKLMELYLADKVEKTREQVRSARRFIEKQLPQSKAAVVASEAALRQFKEKNQVTAIAEDRTVSINLQKDLRQEITAIQAEMSSLASQARALRQQVGNNSRGAVMLTEISQNSGIQTALQELQKFDQTIALQSKQYRNQHPRMQKLMAQRQSLANMLQNRLQNVTGNRPIPSRNLQAGNLQQTLTRELVNTENNWLGLGQKLSRLLREQSAQRSRALGLPRLEEEQRQLARKLEADQTTYARLLQKSNELKVVEQQQIGNARILSPAVVPDEPVASAPYLGLGILGLLLSAGTIAILEKRDRTIKTVDQAKQWVGYTSLGVIPWNGKRKRNFVGIPPSDEPIEDVSIELEATSLMGAAYRMLQSNLKFASPDRPIQALTVTSSVPKEGKSLVTANLAMAFTQAGKRVLIIDADFYRPTQHRIWKLSNNQGLSNMLVEQLRPQNAVQSVTDQLDVLPAGVVPPNSIAILDSQRMQKLMEQFQARYDIVLIDTPSLKVGNDALVMGKLSDGVLFILRPGFATFECIEFAKERLSQSEQYVIGQVVNGIIGKSETQSYYHHDAEETPTVSRPAA, from the coding sequence ATGAGTTCGCCATCCGCATTGAAAGCACAACCCAACCAAATTATTCCTGCAATCAAACGGCGATGGCTACCGGCAACGCTCGTACTCGCTGGCACTTGTATTCTGGGAGTCAGTGCAATAGCACGCCGTCAACCAACCTATTTGGCCGAAGCCCAGCTTGAGTTTCAACGCCAATCTTCAACTCCAATTCTGACAGAGCTGGGTGAGGAACTCGGCGAACTCAAGTCGTCCAATGATCAAAACAGCCCGCTCAGCACCGAAGCAGAAGTCCTACGATCGGTCAATTTGACCCAAACAACGATTGATCAACTCAATTTACGTGATGATGCAAATCAACCGCTCAAGCGCCGTGATTTACTGAAAAAACTCAAGGTTTCAGAAGTCCGAGGCACGGACACGTTAAAGGTCGCCTATCAAGATTCCGATGCCAAACTGACAGCACGCGTGGTCAACAAACTCATGGAGCTGTACCTCGCAGACAAAGTCGAGAAAACCCGTGAGCAGGTCCGGAGCGCCCGCCGCTTCATCGAGAAACAACTGCCCCAAAGCAAAGCCGCCGTCGTTGCCAGCGAAGCCGCACTGCGTCAGTTTAAAGAAAAAAATCAAGTGACGGCGATCGCCGAAGACCGCACCGTCAGCATCAATTTACAAAAAGATCTACGACAGGAAATCACTGCCATTCAGGCGGAAATGTCCAGCCTGGCGTCGCAGGCTCGCGCCCTCCGCCAACAAGTCGGCAACAACAGTCGCGGTGCGGTCATGCTCACCGAGATTAGTCAAAATAGCGGTATCCAAACGGCCCTGCAAGAACTCCAAAAATTTGATCAAACCATTGCCTTACAGTCGAAACAATATCGCAATCAGCATCCTCGCATGCAAAAGCTCATGGCCCAACGGCAATCGCTGGCCAACATGCTGCAAAACCGACTCCAAAATGTCACCGGTAATCGCCCAATTCCCAGTCGGAATTTACAAGCGGGCAATCTCCAACAAACACTGACACGCGAGCTGGTGAACACCGAAAACAATTGGTTGGGGCTCGGGCAAAAATTATCCCGGCTGCTGCGTGAACAGAGTGCCCAACGCTCCCGCGCTTTAGGATTACCCCGCTTAGAGGAAGAGCAACGTCAACTGGCTCGCAAACTCGAAGCCGATCAAACCACCTACGCCCGCTTGCTCCAAAAGAGCAATGAGTTAAAAGTCGTCGAACAGCAACAGATTGGTAACGCTCGCATCTTATCCCCCGCCGTTGTGCCAGATGAACCCGTCGCATCAGCCCCGTATCTCGGCCTAGGGATATTAGGTCTATTGCTGAGTGCTGGCACGATCGCCATCCTCGAAAAACGTGATCGCACCATCAAAACCGTCGATCAAGCCAAACAATGGGTGGGGTATACCTCGCTTGGGGTGATTCCATGGAATGGTAAACGTAAACGCAATTTTGTCGGCATTCCACCGAGCGATGAGCCAATTGAAGATGTCTCAATTGAGTTGGAAGCCACCTCGCTCATGGGCGCAGCCTATCGCATGTTGCAGTCGAACTTAAAGTTCGCTAGCCCCGATCGGCCAATCCAAGCGCTGACAGTAACGAGTAGTGTCCCAAAGGAAGGGAAATCACTGGTGACCGCCAACTTAGCCATGGCCTTTACCCAAGCCGGCAAACGTGTGCTGATTATTGATGCCGATTTCTATCGGCCAACCCAACATCGGATTTGGAAACTGTCGAACAATCAAGGGTTGAGTAATATGCTCGTCGAGCAGTTGCGCCCTCAGAATGCCGTTCAGTCCGTGACCGACCAACTCGATGTGCTCCCCGCTGGGGTCGTCCCCCCCAACTCCATTGCAATCCTCGACTCACAGCGCATGCAAAAACTGATGGAGCAGTTTCAAGCTCGCTATGACATTGTGCTAATTGATACGCCTTCCCTGAAAGTGGGCAATGATGCCCTCGTCATGGGCAAACTCAGCGATGGTGTTTTATTTATCCTACGCCCCGGCTTTGCCACATTTGAATGTATTGAATTTGCCAAGGAGCGCCTCAGCCAATCGGAGCAATATGTCATTGGCCAAGTCGTCAACGGCATCATTGGCAAGTCAGAAACCCAGAGCTATTACCATCACGATGCCGAGGAGACGCCGACTGTCTCCCGCCCAGCCGCCTAG